From Aspergillus chevalieri M1 DNA, chromosome 4, nearly complete sequence, a single genomic window includes:
- a CDS encoding putative MFS transporter (COG:G;~EggNog:ENOG410PJ5Z;~InterPro:IPR020846,IPR011701,IPR036259;~PFAM:PF07690;~TransMembrane:10 (i12-32o38-58i70-92o104-124i173-192o212-231i238-256o268-287i299-320o332-354i);~go_function: GO:0022857 - transmembrane transporter activity [Evidence IEA];~go_process: GO:0055085 - transmembrane transport [Evidence IEA]): MLGKKFGPARVLPILMFTFGSFTLLSAAAYNFGGLFAIRWFLGMAESAFLPLVIYYLTTFYRRGELARRLAIFYAASNIANAFSGLIAFGVFQIKNSNIPNWRYLFIIEGGVTVLLAIFAYWYLPRSAAEAKFLSEEEKALAFHRIQVDSSTVVNEPFRFRDAIRIFLHPSTYVFLCLEICTGVPIQAVNLFLPQIVQRLGFSTVKTNLYTVAPNVTGAVMCVILAFASDFTRLRSPFIALAYLLTFSGFMIYASIDNVHTQLHLAYFATFMMTWGTSAPSVLLSTWYNNNIAHEGRRVLLTSIGVPLANLMGLVSSNVFRSEDKPKYLPALITVGVFGATGAILAGLLGGYMWMDNVRRDRRDGVKARAIDVPTERLRDGPAAAEFRWFL; encoded by the coding sequence ATGCTGGGAAAGAAATTCGGGCCAGCGAGGGTTTTGCCAATCCTCATGTTCACCTTTGGCTCGTTCACACTGTTATCTGCCGCGGCATACAACTTTGGCGGCCTCTTTGCTATCCGCTGGTTTCTGGGAATGGCTGAATCGGCTTTCCTACCACTTGTCATTTACTATCTCACCACGTTCTACCGACGAGGCGAGCTGGCGCGACGACTAGCGATATTTTACGCAGCATCAAACATCGCCAATGCATTTTCCGGTCTCATCGCATTCGGTGTCTTCCAAATCAAAAACTCCAATATTCCCAACTGGCGAtacctcttcatcatcgaggGCGGCGTGACAGTTCTCCTCGCCATCTTCGCATACTGGTATCTTCCTCGCAGCGCAGCCGAGGCAAAGTTTCTCTCCGAGGAGGAGAAAGCGTTGGCCTTCCATCGCATCCAAGTCGATTCCAGTACAGTCGTCAATGAGCCGTTTCGCTTCCGCGATGCGATCCGCATCTTTCTCCATCCTAGCACTTATGTCTTTCTGTGTTTGGAAATCTGCACAGGTGTTCCCATCCAAGCTGTCAACTTGTTCCTGCCTCAGATCGTGCAGCGACTGGGTTTTTCAACCGTCAAGACGAACCTGTACACCGTCGCGCCCAATGTAACCGGTGCCGTGATGTGCGTAATTCTCGCCTTTGCGTCTGACTTCACTCGTCTTCGCTCCCCGTTCATCGCGCTGGCTTACCTCCTTACTTTCTCCGGGTTTATGATTTACGCCTCCATCGACAACGTGCACACGCAGCTGCATCTCGCCTACTTTGCCACCTTCATGATGACATGGGGCACTTCCGCGCCGTCCGTCCTGCTAAGCACATGGTACAACAACAACATCGCGCACGAAGGCCGCCGTGTCCTTCTCACCAGTATCGGCGTTCCACTTGCGAACCTAATGGGCCTGGTCAGTAGTAATGTCTTCCGCAGCGAAGACAAGCCCAAATATCTCCCAGCGTTGATTACGGTGGGAGTGTTTGGTGCGACGGGCGCAATCCTCGCAGGTCTCCTGGGAGGCTATATGTGGATGGATAACGTGAGAAGGGATCGGAGGGACGGAGTGAAGGCTCGGGCGATTGATGTGCCTACGGAGAGGCTGAGGGATGGGCCAGCAGCGGCTGAATTTCGGTGGTTCTTgtag
- a CDS encoding purine-nucleoside phosphorylase (COG:F;~EggNog:ENOG410PGQ0;~InterPro:IPR009486;~PFAM:PF06516;~SECRETED:SignalP(1-22);~go_process: GO:0055085 - transmembrane transport [Evidence IEA]) → MRLPSLSAGLLAVSSLWTAVSATPGHGVQLTGKHKITPKVFIVSMFAPEAEAWWDIPEFNLLAHNITVPGLSPLFPDVHCTADYSVCQLVTGEGEINAAVTLSSLLFSPIFDLTHTYFFVAGIAGVNPKVTTINSATFARYAVQVALQYEIDLRELPDNWTTSYFPQGAQKPFEYPTSIYGTEVFELNADLRSIAASFARRANLSDSTAAQEYRAKYTTDDEVYAAGTKAPSVVECDVTTTDVYFSGSLLSDAFDKTTSVLTNGTGVYCSTAQEDNATLEALLRAAKHNLTDFSRIIVMRTGSDFERGYEGQSALDNLLYADQGAFEPAVQNLYNAGVQVVQGILRGWDTTFAAGVKPSNYIGDIFGTLGGKPDFGPGSEQAKEDAGALTKRGMGLAKRSRSVRR, encoded by the coding sequence ATGCGTCTCCCCTCCCTTAGCGCCGGGCTCTTGGCTGTCAGCTCGCTGTGGACTGCCGTCTCAGCTACCCCGGGTCATGGCGTCCAGCTGACTGGCAAGCATAAAATTACTCCCAAGGTCTTTATCGTGTCCATGTTTGCTCCAGAAGCTGAGGCTTGGTGGGATATTCCTGAATTCAACCTGTTGGCGCACAATATCACGGTCCCAGGTCTGTCGCCTCTCTTCCCGGATGTCCACTGCACGGCCGACTACAGCGTCTGCCAGCTCGTCACCGGTGAAGGCGAGATCAACGCCGCCGTGACCCTATCCTCGCTTCTGTTCTCTCCCATCTTCGACCTCACGCACACCTACTTCTTCGTGGCAGGCATTGCCGGTGTCAACCCGAAGGTGACGACGATCAACTCGGCGACTTTTGCGCGGTACGCCGTGCAGGTTGCGCTGCAGTATGAGATCGACCTGCGTGAGCTGCCCGACAACTGGACGACCAGCTACTTCCCGCAGGGCGCCCAGAAGCCATTCGAGTACCCGACCTCGATCTACGGAACCGAGGTGTTTGAGCTGAACGCTGACCTCCGCTCGATTGCGGCTTCGTTTGCTCGTCGCGCGAACCTCTCCGACTCGACCGCTGCTCAGGAATACCGCGCCAAGTACACTACCGACGATGAAGTCTATGCCGCGGGCACTAAGGCGCCGTCCGTAGTGGAATGCGACGTCACCACCACCGATGTGTACTTCAGCGGCAGTCTGCTGAGCGACGCCTTTGACAAGACCACCAGCGTGCTTACAAACGGCACTGGTGTGTACTGCTCGACGGCTCAGGAAGACAACGCGACTCTGGAGGCTTTGCTGCGCGCGGCCAAGCACAACCTCACCGATTTCTCGCGTATCATCGTCATGCGCACGGGATCGGACTTTGAGCGCGGATATGAAGGCCAGTCTGCGCTGGACAACCTGTTGTACGCAGACCAGGGCGCATTCGAGCCTGCAGTGCAGAATTTGTACAACGCTGGTGTGCAGGTTGTTCAGGGTATCCTGCGCGGGTGGGACACCACCTTCGCTGCTGGCGTCAAGCCCAGCAACTACATCGGTGACATCTTCGGTACTCTGGGTGGCAAGCCGGACTTTGGGCCTGGAAGCGAGCAGGCGAAGGAGGACGCTGGGGCGTTGACCAAGCGTGGGATGGGTCTGGCAAAGAGAAGCCGGAGCGTGCGGAGGTAA
- a CDS encoding cupin domain-containing protein (COG:S;~EggNog:ENOG410QDZM;~InterPro:IPR014710,IPR011051,IPR013096;~PFAM:PF07883;~SECRETED:SignalP(1-22)) yields MFLPTILLSSISILNQITTTMATNTDTKQLSPLPKPTRFITSHNSDAKSVVHTEDAATWTNLGDEMGFFVPYTTSQFPVDMNNETDIAQNREVTSSGKLGLVNPGGTVCRYVDFAPGNKPVMHQTVSLDYGIVLEGEVEMILDSGEKKLLKRGDVAIQRGTMHAWKNPSQTEWARLLFVLQASENVVINGKALREDIPSDANIQPSQ; encoded by the coding sequence ATGTTTCTACCAActatcctcctctcctcgaTCTCGATCCTCAATCAGATAACAACCACAATGGCCACTAACACCGACACCAAGCAACTCTCCCCACTCCCGAAGCCAACCCGCTTCATCACGAGTCATAACTCTGATGCGAAATCAGTCGTCCACACCGAAGATGCCGCTACCTGGACCAACCTCGGCGACGAGATGGGCTTCTTTGTCCCGTACACCACGTCCCAATTCCCCGTGGACATGAACAATGAGACGGACATCGCACAGAACAGGGAAGTTACCTCTTCGGGAAAGCTAGGCCTGGTCAACCCTGGCGGCACTGTGTGTCGGTACGTGGATTTCGCGCCGGGCAACAAGCCCGTCATGCACCAGACGGTCAGTTTGGACTACGGCATCGTGCTAGAAGGGGAGGTTGAGATGATTCTAGACTCCGGGGAGAAAAAGCTGCTGAAACGGGGAGATGTCGCTATCCAACGGGGCACGATGCATGCATGGAAGAACCCGAGCCAGACGGAATGGGCAAGACTACTGTTTGTCCTGCAGGCGAGTGAGAACGTTGTTATCAATGGAAAGGCGTTGAGGGAGGATATCCCATCGGACGCAAACATCCAGCCGAGTCAGTGA
- a CDS encoding zinc-dependent alcohol dehydrogenase family protein (COG:Q;~EggNog:ENOG410PIQ2;~InterPro:IPR013154,IPR013149,IPR036291,IPR011032, IPR020843;~PFAM:PF00107,PF08240,PF13602;~go_function: GO:0016491 - oxidoreductase activity [Evidence IEA];~go_process: GO:0055114 - oxidation-reduction process [Evidence IEA]): MSVRKWVTTLKGLDTLHLQEDIIPTPGKGEVLVEIRAVSLNYRDTEVCNGEYTHHKSIGQDDSIVPCSDSCGVVIQVGDGVTTLKTGDRVLSPFLPDHLTGQVTEKELASGLGFPLDGVLASHRVFSACGLVKAPEYLSNVEAATLPIAPVTAWMSINGMRPMGQDGGAGEYVLLQGTGGVSIAGLQIAKAAGAKVIITSSSDEKLAQAKALGADYTINYRTNPDWEKIVMEMTNNHGADIVLETGGAKTLKKSFDCIAFGGLIDCIGYLSGKVDEPDDRTNVNVLALRRNVTLKGIINGPKDRFEEMIGFYEKHQIRPVVNRVFPFDQAKEAFNFLYSGSHFGKVVITV, encoded by the exons ATGTCCGTCAGAAAGTGGGTGACAACCCTGAAAGGTCTCGATACGCTGCACCTCCAGGAGGACATCATCCCCACACCCGGCAAAGGCGAGGTCCTCGTGGAGATCCGCGCTGTCTCGCTGAACTACCGTGACACAGAAG TCTGCAATGGCGAATACACCCATCACAAATCCATTGGCCAGGATGACTCCATCGTCCCGTGCTCGGATTCGTGCGGAGTAGTCATACAGGTCGGTGACGGCGTGACGACTCTCAAGACCGGCGACCGCGTCCTCTCTCCCTTCCTCCCCGATCACCTGACCGGCCAGGTCACCGAGAAGGAACTCGCCTCGGGATTGGGGTTTCCGTTGGACGGCGTGTTGGCATCGCATAGGGTATTCTCCGCGTGTGGATTGGTGAAGGCGCCAGAGTATCTGAGTAATGTGGAGGCAGCGACGTTGCCGATTGCGCCGGTCACGGCTTGGATGTCGATTAATGGCATGCGGCCGATGGGGCAAGATGGTGGTGCGGGGGAGTATGTGTTGCTGCAGGGAACGGGTGGTGTTTCAATTGCAGGGTTGCAGATTGCGAAGGCTGCGGGGGCTAAGG TGATTATTACCTCCTCTTCCGACGAAAAACTCGCCCAAGCAAAGGCGCTGGGCGCCGACTACACGATCAACTACCGCACAAACCCCGACTGGGAAAAGATCGTTATGGAGATGACCAACAACCACGGCGCAGATATCGTCCTCGAGACTGGTGGCGCAAAGACACTCAAGAAGAGCTTCGATTGCATTGCTTTTGGCGGTCTCATTGACTGCATCGGTTATCTGTCTGGCAAGGTGGATGAGCCGGATGACCGCACAAACGTCAACGTGCTTGCATTGCGGAGAAATGTAACCCTCAAGGGCATCATCAACGGACCCAAGGACAGATTCGAGGAGATGATTGGATTCTACGAGAAGCACCAGATCCGGCCAGTGGTGAACCGGGTGTTTCCCTTCGACCAGGCCAAGGAGGCTTTCAACTTCTTGTACAGCGGAAGCCACTTTGGCAAGGTTGTCATTACTGTATAA